AGAGTCACCCCTTTCCAACGACTTTATCACATTAGCCATAATCGCATGATCATCTCTATTTTTATCCATTGACTTCTCCTTTAAATTTCTGTTTTTCCACGGCTAGTGATGAAATTCCAACCCTCTTTACGGCTAGTGATAAATTCCCAGCACTCTTGCTTATTGTCAAACAGCAACTCTTGACCCATCCCCTCTTGGATCTTGTTATTGACTTCTATAGCCAAATCCGCATCGCCCGCACAAAGTGCCCTCTCCAGCTCATCAAAACTTTCATTAAAGAATTTTATAGTCCCATGAAAATACCGCTCAAACACTTCATTAAATTGATTTTGATACATCTCTAACTGTCTGATACTCTCACGGCATTCTTTTTCAATCTCAATACGCCTTTGGCACGCCGATTTAGCCTCTTTGAAAATCGTTAGCGAGACATCATAAAAAGTTTTACTCATCACTCCACCCACAAAGCCCCCAATGAGCACTCCAACTACAGGAATGGGGATCGCTAATTGACCAATGCTCCCCATAGCTATACCGCTTAAAAAAGTAGTGTTTTCTTTCCCAAGTTTCTCCAAACACTCCACCCTATCAATCTTTCCACGAAAATAATCAACTAAAACTTTGCAATTTACCACACCAACCCCTACAATCATCGTAGGCACTGAACCATTACCAAAGCTTTGGATGAATTTGTTAGGGTTATTTTGTATCATATCCCCCAACAACGAGCCCCCAAATGCAATACCATAACTATGCACCCCATTCTCTAGAGTAGTCTTAATGGTGCACTTGAACGCTTCTTTGTGGTCTTTTCCTTTTTTTTGGCATTCATAGATACTCTTTATGGATGAAACAAAACCATTCAAGATTTCAAGCCCTAAAGCATCCACCCCTGCTTCATGAGAGCTTTGTAACGAAATATCTTGCATGTTTTCTAACATGAATTACCCTCTCTTTAGCGGTGTTAATAGGTGAGATTTAAAAAAAGCGAGAAATTTGGGGGATTTTAAAAGGTTTAGGGTAGGCTTATAAGTAACCCCCCCCCCAGAAAGACGAGAAATAAAAAGACTAGGACTAAAAAAGCTAGGGATAAAAAACGCTAGGACTTTTTCCATAAAGACCTCCCTATTGTTTGATCCTAGCCACTATAACCAAAAATCCTAAACAAACCGCTTGATTTTTAATAAAAATGTTTAAAATAATAAATATTTTACGCCCCTACCCCCCTGTGTAGTAAAACGCCCTTGTGGGAGTGTCGTTATTTTTATCGTTCCACATGTTTTTTTCTGGTTTATTGATGATAGATTGTTTTAAAAGCCTTTTCATATTTTTTGTATCTTTATTTATGATCGCTTCTTTAGCGTCTATGGCGTCTTGATAGTATAAACATGGGCAAATCTTGCCATCAGAAGCCAAGCGGATACGATTGCAAGATTGGCAAAAATCATCGCTGTGCGGGGCGATAATGCCAAATTGATAGCCATTTTCTAGCGTGTAGATTTTAGAAGACCCTTGTTTGGGTTTTTCTGTCTCCATTATTTTGTATTTTTGAGCGATCAAATCTAAAATTTCTTTCTCTTTCAAGCCTTTAACCAAATCCTTAGCATGCGTATTTTCCATAAATTCAATGTAGCGGATTTGTATGTGCCTATTTTTTGCGTATTCTAAAAGCTCTAAGATTTCATCATCATTAACGCTTTTTATCACAACCGTGTTTAATTTGAGTTTTAAACCCACTTTCAAGGACTCTTCAATCCCTTCTAGCGCATTTTTAAGGGCGTCTTTTTGAGAGATTTTTAAAACCCTATCGCTTTTTAAAGAATCTAATGAAACATTCACCCGTGATAACCCGGCGTTTTTTAAATCCTTAGCCATTTTTTTGAGTAAAAAACCATTAGTGCTTAAAACTAACGCCACTTCCTTATTGTAAGCGTGTAGTTTAGCGATAAACTCGTCTAAACCCTTGCGCAACAACGGCTCCCCACCCGTGATTCTAATTTTTTTAACGCCTTCATCAATGGCGATTTTAAGAAATTCTAAAACATTATCCAAAGGCA
This genomic window from Helicobacter pylori contains:
- the moaA gene encoding GTP 3',8-cyclase MoaA, producing MLVDSFNRVIDYIRVSVTKQCNFRCQYCMPATPLDFFDDEELLPLDNVLEFLKIAIDEGVKKIRITGGEPLLRKGLDEFIAKLHAYNKEVALVLSTNGFLLKKMAKDLKNAGLSRVNVSLDSLKSDRVLKISQKDALKNALEGIEESLKVGLKLKLNTVVIKSVNDDEILELLEYAKNRHIQIRYIEFMENTHAKDLVKGLKEKEILDLIAQKYKIMETEKPKQGSSKIYTLENGYQFGIIAPHSDDFCQSCNRIRLASDGKICPCLYYQDAIDAKEAIINKDTKNMKRLLKQSIINKPEKNMWNDKNNDTPTRAFYYTGG